A genome region from Columba livia isolate bColLiv1 breed racing homer chromosome 2, bColLiv1.pat.W.v2, whole genome shotgun sequence includes the following:
- the RPSA gene encoding small ribosomal subunit protein uS2 has protein sequence MSGGLDVLQMKEEDVLKFLAAGTHLGGTNLDFQMEQYIYKRKSDGIYIINLKRTWEKLLLAARAIVAIENPADVSVISSRNTGQRAVLKFAAATGATPIAGRFTPGTFTNQIQAAFREPRLLVVTDPRADHQPLTEASYVNIPTIALCNTDSPLRYVDIAIPCNNKGAHSVGLMWWMLAREVLRMRGTISREHPWEVMPDLYFYRDPEEIEKEEQAAAEKAVTKEEFQTEWTAPAPEFTAPPQPEVADWSEGVQVPSVPIQQFPTEDWSAQPATEDWSAAPTAQATEWVGTATEWS, from the exons ATGTCCGGAGGTCTCGATGTCCTGCAGATGAAGGAGGAGGATGTCCTCAAATTCCTCGCTGCCGGGACCCACCTGGGAGGCACCAACCTGGACTTCCAGATGGAGCAGTATATCTACAAAAGGAAAAGCGATG GTATTTATATCATCAATTTGAAGAGAACCTGGGAAAAACTTCTCCTGGCAGCTCGTGCCATTGTTGCCATTGAGAACCCAGCTGATGTGAGCGTCATTTCTTCCAGAAATACTGGACAG CGTGCTGTTCTGAAGTTTGCTGCTGCCACTGGGGCTACTCCTATTGCTGGACGTTTCACCCCGGGTACCTTCACAAACCAGATCCAAGCAGCTTTCCGTGAGCCACGGCTCCTGGTTGTTACGGACCCCCGGGCTGATCATCAGCCACTGACAGAGGCATCTTACGTCAACATCCCCACCATCGCGTTGTGCAACACCGACTCCCCACTGCGCTACGTGGATATTGCCATTCCCTGCAATAATAAG GGAGCCCATTCAGTGGGGCTGATGTGGTGGATGCTGGCTCGGGAGGTCCTGCGCATGCGTGGCACCATCTCCCGCGAGCACCCGTGGGAGGTCATGCCCGACTTGTACTTCTACAGGGATCCCGAGGAG ATCGAAAAGGAGGAgcaggctgctgctgagaaaGCGGTTACCAAGGAGGAGTTCCAGACTGAATGGACTGCCCCAGCTCCTGAATTCACTGCTCCTCCTCAGCCCGAGGTGGCAGATTGGTCTGAGGGAGTGCAGGTGCCCTCTGTGCCCATCCAGCAGTTCCCCACAG AGGACTGGAGCGCCCAGCCAGCCACTGAGGACTGGtcagcagctcccacagcccAGGCTACCGAGTGGGTTGGCACTGCCACCGAGTGGTCTTAA